The Bernardetia sp. ABR2-2B DNA window TAATTCTCTTAGCTTCTGTTCTTTGTCAAAAACATTAATTTCTTTTTTTTGAGAGAATTGAAAACTTAGGAAGATAAAACCTGCAAAAATTAGTAAATAGAAACTTCGTTTTTTCATCAAAAAGTAATTCTAAAATTTAAAATAATCTGATTCATTTCCTCAAAAACTAAATCTACATCTTCTTTTTCTGTTCTCCAATTTACAAAAGAAGCTCTAATTCCTTTTCTACTTCCATAAAAAGTAGGAGTCATAAATACTTTTCCTGTATCATTTAGCTTTTTCAAAAAAAGTGTAACTTCATCTTGATTATCTTCATTGTTACTTTTCTTCAATGAAAAACAAATATTATTCAAATGAATTGGTGCTAATAACTCCAAATCATTGCTATCCGTAATTTTCTGACCAAAATAGTTTGCCAAATCAATACAATTTTCTACTATATCTCTATAACCCTCTTTTCCATACGCCATAAGTGTAAACCAAGCAGGAAGAGCTTTCAAACGCCTAGAGTTTTCAGGCAATACATTGAGATAACTAAAATTTTCAAATGGGTTTCCTAAATAAGGTGCATTCGAATTTTGAAATGCTTCAGTTTGTAAAATGCTATATTCTTTTTTTACTAAAAAAATTGCACTTTCATAAGGAACGTTTAGCCATTTATGGCAATCTATGGTAATACTATCTGCATTCTCCCAACCTTTTACCAAATGTTTTGTCTTCTCTGAACAAGCTGCAAAACCACCAAAGGCAGCATCAATATGCCACCAAAAATTATATTTCGTTTTTAGTTTATTTATGGCTTCAAAGTCATCAAAATCAACTGTATTTACTGTTCCTCCACTTGAAAGCAAAATAAAGGGTTTTCCATTTAGAGATTCAATAACTTTTTTTAAATCTGGAATTGAAATCGTTTCTCTATTTCCTTCTAGTGTTTTGACAGAAATAATTTTTGTACTTCCCATTCCTAATAAAGAAATTGCTTTGATAGCTGATGAGTGTGGAGTAGCTGACAAAACTGCAATTTCTTCTCTAACTCCTTCTTTTGCTATATCTTTCGGTGAATTATTTCCTTGATTGTCTTTGTAATTTTTGCCTATCCATTGTCTTGCTACTGCCAAACACGTAAAATTAGACATGGTTGCTCCTGTTACAAAACCACCTAAAAACTCTTTTGGAAGCTCAAATAACTCTAGTAATAAATTGATAGTTTCTAATTCAATATTTGCAGAAATATCTCCATTCCCATTTGTAGCTTGTGTATTTTGGTCATAAATAGTTGCCAACCAATCGCCTACAAGAGATGCAGGTGTAGAGCCCCCTGTTACATATCCCCAAAATCTTGAACCCGAAGAAGCTACCATCGTAGATTCGAATCGTTGATTAAATAACTCTAATGCTTGTATTGTTCCTAAACCTTGCTCATCAAGATTTAACTT harbors:
- a CDS encoding pyridoxal-dependent decarboxylase, with product MNNILQSDSENIESILQKVASQGTDYLKNINDRPTSSKFDSKEKLNLDEQGLGTIQALELFNQRFESTMVASSGSRFWGYVTGGSTPASLVGDWLATIYDQNTQATNGNGDISANIELETINLLLELFELPKEFLGGFVTGATMSNFTCLAVARQWIGKNYKDNQGNNSPKDIAKEGVREEIAVLSATPHSSAIKAISLLGMGSTKIISVKTLEGNRETISIPDLKKVIESLNGKPFILLSSGGTVNTVDFDDFEAINKLKTKYNFWWHIDAAFGGFAACSEKTKHLVKGWENADSITIDCHKWLNVPYESAIFLVKKEYSILQTEAFQNSNAPYLGNPFENFSYLNVLPENSRRLKALPAWFTLMAYGKEGYRDIVENCIDLANYFGQKITDSNDLELLAPIHLNNICFSLKKSNNEDNQDEVTLFLKKLNDTGKVFMTPTFYGSRKGIRASFVNWRTEKEDVDLVFEEMNQIILNFRITF